A window of Pseudoliparis swirei isolate HS2019 ecotype Mariana Trench chromosome 2, NWPU_hadal_v1, whole genome shotgun sequence genomic DNA:
ACACGTCTTCACTCACCTTTACAATCGTTCCTCCGGAGCTGGACACAAAGTCAGAGTTTCTGTAACtcgaacagaagaagaagaaataaaaacttCAAGTGCATAACGAACAGCACATTTCCACCAGGGCCATGTTCTCTAATTGATTTCCACCGACAGCTTTACACGTTCTGGGGCCTGTTGCACGCGCGGCGATGATTTATGAACTTTATTAGCAACTGAAACAAATGCTCAGAAACTGGATgtcaaaagttatttttttcaactgatatatatatatatatatataaatatatatatgacgaGCTATTGTCCAGCAAAACATACTTACATATATAATACTATTActactaataatagtaataataataacattgtaTATGTGCTTTAATTAACAGTTCGACGCGGTTGTTCTGCCGGCTCCAGTTTATTGTTCATGAACAGCTGCTCCTATTTATTTGTCAcatctgtatttaaaaaaaaaacatttaaccccccccccccccaaaaaagaaagaaacaaaaaatataatcCACCATGACCACGTGtagttatttttgtaaaataaataaaacatgcccAGCTCCAATGAGAGCATCTGGAAACTCATAAAGCCTCGCGGAGCGGTGGGCGCACTGTTTATGATTTGTTTAAAGGGGGCCCTATTTCATACGCGTTACACGAAACACCACATTAAAAGAGTCCCATAATCCACACAGTTAACAACAACTATTCTATTTCTTTTGCTGCTAAATGTAGTAACGAATGAGCGGAAGTGGATCAATGCAGCACATCTCTTAACCCTCTAATGGGAGGGAACTCTTCTCCCAACTTTCTGGGAGGAACGGGTTAATTTGTATTGACTTATAGCTTCcttatagtctctctctctctcccctctctccctgcctcGCTCTAAAACAAAGAGGCTTTGTCATAAACAGGGTTATTTTACCAGAAGGAGTCAAGAGAGCAACATATGTGGTCTtaaggggtcaggggtcaaacATCCATGAAACACAAGGTCACGGGAGCCACACAAGTATAATCTTCCAGTGTGTCAACATATTGATATTGTCATGATGGCGTGAGAGGAGGAATATTACGCCTTTGGCCCCTCAACTATAACgcgcacacgcgcacgcgcactcACATACAGTGCGCCTTGATCGGGACTGCTGACTTTATTGATTACGCGCGTCATACTTCAGATATATCACAACCTATGTCCTGTGATTTAGGCTTAAAGGATCCGCAGGGCCGAGTCCCGGTGCATGTTGCTGGTACTAGAACCTGTTGAAATACGGGGGTCATGTGCCTCTCTGTACAgatataatatttgtttttcttcccttttctcctcttttttaatgtattttcttAATTTCGCTTTCCTCTCTCTGGGGAAGGGTTTGCTCTCCCCCCCCCGAGAAATAAAGAGCTTCTTTAAAGGGTCGGCAGACGTGACTTTGAACTTGGATCAGCTCCTGCGTTTCCTGTGGTGCGGCCTGAAATCGACTGGGAATAatggcgcgcgcacacacacacacgcgcgcgcgcgcccaCACAACGCCCAGTCGGCCCCAGTCAGAGCGAAGAGACGCGCACAAGTTCACCCCCCGAGAAAGTTTGTCAacggttccctctccttcttcaTTATTTGCCTGCGTGCTTAGAAGAGCACCTCAGGGCTGACgcagttgtgtgcgtgtgtgtgtgtgtgtgtgtgtgtgtgtgtgtgtgtgtgtgtgtgtgtgtgtgtgtgtgtgtgtgtgtgtgtgtgtgtgtgagagagagagagagagagagagaggaacgggACAACTTGTGGGATTTTTCTGAGTTGGTGAAAATGTAAGTAAACTTCCTTTGACTTGTGGGTGAatgagcagatgtgtgtgtgtgtgtgtgtgtgtgtgtgtgtgtgtgtgtttgtgtatatctCCATTTCTCAGTGCATGCTTGGAATGGAAAGCTGCCAgtaaattcctttttttcttttttacatttctctGTCGGTTATACATGTCGGTGCTGAAACAAGCCTGATATATGTTCTGGAGAACTCGGTGAGGCTCTTAGACCTGGTCCAGTTCAGGCTCGACCCCACAGGCCACAGAATAGGCCACGTGACCGCGGCGGTGCAAcgtgagaaccagaaccagcaaCACATGGGCCCGTTAAACGAGAAAGAACCAACGACCAACAGTGGCGGTGGCTTACGGTGCACCGCGGAAGGCCCAGTTGTGGTTCTGCAACCAATGGACTCCACATGGAGCCACATGTGCTGCTCCAATCTTTAACCGATTATGATGTCCGCCTCTTAAAACGTAGAGACGGGAATGTTTCAATAGATGTGATAATGTTTCACATTTATGAAAACGTGTTCTCGTGCTTCTTTTCCTATAAAAAAAGTGGGAGGTGTTACAGGAAATACATTCAGCCCatttcaacaacaaatataaaggtgTGTTCTTTGCATTTTTCGTacattatgtttttcttttgctaaGCCAATGAGGCTTAAGGCACCTCGTAGTATTATTTTTAGCAGAATTTGaggataaatacaaatatttaatatatgaaACATCATAGAATGCTTTATGGGACTGAAGCCCGCCCCCTACACTGGCGGATAGGCGAATCAACATAAACATTTAGCCCCTAAATAGTGAATAATTAATTGATGGCAACATATGTAATAACACGGCTCTTTGGGCTGAGAGGAGAGCgtgattatttataaatatatttatatatatatatatatatatatattattacgaAATACTAAATACACTAAATGGTGGCACTACAGCattattttttaagtaaaaaaaaagaaggaattaaaaaaacagtacCCGATTTCTTTACGTCGATACCACCGATATAATTATTTCTcataaaatatttcattttttattttattactacaCGTTGTAATATAAACAACCAACAACATGTCCTCTGCGCTGCCTTGTCGCGATCCCTCCGCTTGTATATacgcccccccctcacacacacacccctaaaaaaagaaaaagctctcCTAAAAGTAGGCGGTAATTACcagtggaggaagaagaaaaaaatggcgATGCGCTATTAAATCGCCCGAGCGCTACCTGCTATTGGAGGGGCACCTGGGATTGATGAGGCGCGGCGGCCAATAAGACCGCGAGGAGCGAATGAACGGGCTCCAGTTTAAAGGGggcggaagaggagggagagccaGTCCACGGAGAAACAGGGACCCTCCGCGAGAAACACGCAGGCGAGCCCGGGTGAATAAATTCcatgccccccaaaaaatatcgGAACGGcggttttttttcctccatctgAGATGCTCCGGTCACTCTAGCTCTGTGCGCGCACCGGACACCCAGTAAGATAATTATTTCATTCTTCTCcgagtgcatatatatataaatctatatatattttggggtgttttttctccttttctttgcaaaaagagggggggggcgggttgtTGAACGCGGCCAACTGTCGCAGtcgagagagacgaggaggacgcgGGGAAGCTCCTCACTCCGGTtggattcttttttttgttgaggcTCAAGTTAACTAAGAAGTAGATCCGATAAGCCGAGCtgatttctcctcctcctcctcctcctccttctcattcttctcCTTCTGCGTGTGTATCTCCCCCTCTGCCTCCTCGTGAGCGGAGCAGTGGTCTCGAGTCTCGCCTGACAGGGTACCATGTCTCCAAGGTTTGGAAGTTGACTCGATGCTCACCACCATCTGATTTTTTGTGTTCCTTTTAACTTACTCGCCGCATAGCCCTCGAATTCAttccaaccatcatcatcaacaacaataacaacaacaacaacaacaacactactactacgactactactacaacagCAGCTGAAACCATGTTACTGGACGCCGGTCACCAGTTCCCCGGACTGGGGTCGTTCGCCAGGCATCAGTCGGCGAGCGAGATGCAGGAGCGAGACTTGAGCCTGGCCCAGAACAGCTTCGTGGACTCCGCGCACATGGGCGCGTTTAAGCTCAACCACGACCTCTCCCCGGGACAGAGCTCTGCCTTCACCAGCCAGGCGCCGGGCTACCCCGCCGCGGCTCTCGGGGCGCACGCCGCGCATGTCACGTCGTACGCGAGCTCTCCGTTCAACTCCACCCGGGACTTTCTCTTTCGCAGCCGCGGCTTCGCGGAGTCCTCTCCGGCGAGCGGGCAGCACGCGCTCTTTGGCCCCGCGGCGGGGTCCCTGCATCACTCCCACACAGACACTCAAGGCCACATCCTGTTCCCGGGGATCCACGAGCAGCACGGCTCCCACGGCTCCCCGAACGTGCTCAACGGGCAAATGAGGCTCGGACTACCTGGGGAGGTGTTCGGCCGCTCCGAGCAGTACCACCAGGTGTCCAGCCCGCGCGCCGACCCGTACTCGGCGGCGCAGCTGCACAACCAGTACGGCTccatgaatatgaacatgggGATGAACATGGCAGCCCACCACCACCCCGGTGCCTTCTTCCGCTACATGCGGCAGCAGTGCATCAAGCAGGAGCTCATCTGCAAGTGGATCGACCAGGAGCAGCTGAGCAACCCGAAGAAGAGCTGCAACAAAACTTTCAGCACCATGCACGAGCTGGTCACGCACGTCTCCGTGGAGCACGTCGGCGGCCCGGAGCAGACCAACCACATCTGCTTCTGGGAGGACTGCGTGCGGGAGAGCAAGCCGTTCAAGGCGAAATACAAACTGGTGAACCACATTCGGGTGCACACCGGGGAGAAGCCGTTCCCGTGCCCGTTCCCCGGCTGCGGGAAGGTGTTCGCGCGGTCGGAAAACTTGAAGATACACAAGAGAACGCACACAGGTAAATATGACACGACGAGCAgggccttttaaaaaatattattatgtaatgtcttcagcttctttattttttttattgctttgtGTTTTGAGGACTGTGAGTCGCGCGCGTGCGTTTATTTCGCCGTTGTGGTTGGTGCCCCGCGAATTAAGATCTAATTACAAGACTAAAGTCCATAGTGTGTGTAGAACCAGACAGGGTAGATTTAGGAGCAcattcgagagagagagagagagagggggggggggggtgaggggaggggggggggtcaaattaGTTAAAGAATAGCGGGATATTACACGGGCACATTTTAGTTTTAATTCTAATCTAAACAATCCTTCCAAAATACGTGttgaaaattgaaaataaaattcacagGATCTACCGATGTTTTACATTGtatggggggtgggaggggggagatggactttgcaaaagaaaagaagaagaagaaacaaattaatTGGGTCAAAGGGGACAGTGGGAGCGCGTTGCGTGCAGACAGGCGGGTGTAGTAAATCACATCAATTGGTCGGTGGAGGAGCCTCCACCCAGCTCGGCCCATCAGCGGCCGCGTGCATTTATTTGTGGTGTTGTtagattattagtattattttacACATAATTGTTCTAATGGTTTGcggttttttaaatgtatttattggggAGACGTGGAGGTCGAGCAGTGTTTAAGATGAAGCCTAAAAGGTGCCAGACTTGGAGGGAAGCCATTACCGGCCCtcttttcacatttattttgttctcccgtggactttatatatttttcttcttgggGGAAATACATTACGGTGGTGGGTGGGTGCCATGGAATCGGTCAGGTGCTAATTAGATTTTTATTGTCTCCCAGGCAAATGGTTCGCCTTCTGTATGGCCttaccagcccccccccccccctctctccaacCCCCCTCCAAATCACTATGCGCATTATTTATGAACCCACCGCCCCCCTCCACGGcgactcatctctgttctgaAAACAGCCTTAAAAACTTAAATATCGCAcatggtggaggaagaggaggggagggggggagtagtttaaaaaaaactgccacCGTTTGCTGTGGATTTGAGGGAACGCGCGTTCACGCTGCACCTCATCTGGGTTATTTATTTAGCGTTTGAATTGTCACGCTGCGCAACtccgtgtcacacacacacacacacgcacacgcacacactcagctCTGCTGTGTTtagaaaacacaaatacaaaatggaaaaaaaatgaaaattctgACATTaattctccccccctcctcctcctcctcctcctcttccctgcaGGAGAGAAGCCGTTCCAGTGTGAGTTTGAAGGCTGCGACAGAAGGTTCGCGAACAGCAGCGACCGAAAGAAACACATGCACGTGCACACGTCGGACAAGCCTTACCTCTGCAAGATGTGCGACAAGTCCTACACACACCCCAGCTCTCTACGGAAACACATGAAGGTAAGTAAACCagccaggaagtgtgtgtgtgtgtgtgtgtgtgtgtgtgtgtgtgtgtgtgtgtgtgtgtgtcaggcctCCATTATGATTATCATActggcttttgtgtgtgtgtgtgtgtgtgtgtaattaataTAGTGTGCATGATTCATTCTCATCGAAATTATTTCCCTCGGCGCCTGATTGTAAATACTAATTtctcttgtccccccccccctatcctcCTCCCCCCAGGTCCACGAAGCCTCCCCACCAGCATCCGAGTCCTCGCCGGCGGCCAGCTCCGGCTACGAGTCCTCCACCCCTCCGGGCCTGGTGTCTCCCACCGCCGAGACCCAGAACAACACCACCCTGTCCCCGGCCTCGGCGGTGTACAACGCCACCGGCCACAGCGGCCTGTCCTCCAATTTCAGTGAATGGTACGTGTAGGACCGAGCCGACACTCACTTCACAGCACTGGACCGTTCGGCGCGAAGAGATTTTGGGACACACGTGCACAACGGAGAcacaaaacatttgtttgttatgacttttttttttttccaccagGGAAGATTGAGGATTATCAACAGAGGAAAAGATGTATCATAGTCGAGGTGTATTTCATATTGTAAATAATTACTAAAAGCCCACTTTCCCCCCCATCGGTCGTGCTAGTTCGTCTTTGGTGTCTAGATGTTCCTTCAATGGTAGCTATTTCTCTAACTGGACTTTTAGTGCAcatattacaataaataaataaaaattgtaCTATTATGTTGAATATTGTGATCCTAAGGCAAATTGATTGTACTATACTAAACATCTATAAACTGGAATGAGTGCCAAAGTTAACATTTAACTCCAACAACAGACCACAATATTACGGTTGTGAATGTATATTTTTAGTTTGCTGGGCTTTAACTTGTGATGTTTTGTGCTTTGCAAGTTTGAATTGTGAAATACTATCTGGAGGATTGTGGGGGAAATAAACCTTGTGCCGTTCAATTTTCTGTAACTACACACCCTTCCTTTTGTAAATATCAACTGCCATATTTATCCATTTGTAATTAAATTATGGTATTTACTTGCTACAGATGAAACAGTATTTATAAAAGAATGTTTCTTTACTATAAATATGTACAATTGCGAGCTAAACATGGGCAGTTGTTTCGTTATGTGCTTTTGTTCAAAGTTTTAAGAGGTGTTTCCTTCCTTATTGTGATAAGAATTTTACtgcatacaaatataataaaaaggtGTTGCAAGTGCTAAATATTCCCATTTGGACTTTTTCCCCGTGCTCTCCGGTCCGGCTGCTGCTGGCGGCTCCGTGGCCCCACACGTTGTTTTGGGAGGCTCTTAGTTTGGTTGTTGGAATATTACTCCGGGCGTTCCCCGTTGCTCGGACTCGGACTCGTCCCGGCGTTGAAGGACGTCtttgtggtggtgggggggggggaggcgggatTTAAGGGAAACCCCAGGTGTGACGGGGAAGAGTTCACCGTATGAGCGTCTTCATTCGGCCTTCGGGGCTCCCTCTCGTGTCATATCTTTAAACCCACTTTACATTTTCTCAGGTCACCTATCGAGTTCATTTCAAAACTCAGCCTGTAAATGTGCCCCCCCCCTACACAGGTCAATGCACTGGAGCTGGTGAACTTGAACTTGACTCATCGGCTCATGGGCCCCGCAGCCTCTGAGCTGCATAGCTTCCCCAGGCTCTGAGCTTGTGGCTTGTGGCCTGTGATGGGGAGGGCCGGGGCCATCTGGATtgtttgaaaaaagaagaagcttgcTTTATATTGgactgcattgtgggtaaaaagATACAGATGGCTGCCGGTGAGCttgtggcacacacacagatctgagGCTGCGTGTGGAATGGCTTAGTGGGCCTATTTGTTCTGGCTAATATGGGATTTAAATGCAGGGAGAACACCAGTGTGGACGATGCTCGGCCGTCACATTGCTGTTCTACCATGTGAGCTTGGAGAGCTCCAGCACTTTGGCTGATACCCGCTGCAGGCCggctctcgtgtgtgtgtgtgtgtgtgtgtgtgttggagctgTATGACTGCAGGCCGACGTTACACAGCCATGTGGTACAAGAAGGGCCTGCTGATCACAACCAGGGAAATCAATTAGATCCTACAGTAAAAACTGACGCTTTTGAATCCTTTcaataacatatatacacatcacCGGCCAATCAAAAGAGGGCacacgtttttatttttaatcttaaaacaaaagccccaaaaaaagcaaaagtgtGCTAACTGAGATGAGCTTCAGGTGACCTCTCCGGCACAGGAAGGTCTGACCTGCGGGGAGAGGAAAGGTCACGCGGTGCGTCGATGCTGCTTCCTGTTCGGCTCCAGCTGCGCTGATATTGAtccgaggaggaggatgcttttcttcttcttcttctcacagcTCCTCGTGCATTAGGTTTCTGCAGGAGTACTGTCGCACCCTAACCTGCCTCTCAACGCAGCTCGGGAGCCGGTGTCCCCTAAATATTCGGTGGAGTCTCGCAGGAGTCTCGACGCTTTGGACTCGGGCCAAAGTTCAGGTGGGAGATCCTCGAGGTCATGTAATAAGTTCAGCGAGCAATTTGAACCGTTCGGCATGAGCGTGTTTAGAAGTGGCgttggtgggggaggaggaggaagagggggaggaggaggggttaaaGGAGAGGACAACCTGCCGGGAACTTCTTCTACGCTTTTTTAAATTCACGTCCATTTGAgggagatgttttatttatagcaCGATAACAATGAAACTAGTTCAagcctctttt
This region includes:
- the zic2a gene encoding zinc finger protein ZIC 2a, whose translation is MLLDAGHQFPGLGSFARHQSASEMQERDLSLAQNSFVDSAHMGAFKLNHDLSPGQSSAFTSQAPGYPAAALGAHAAHVTSYASSPFNSTRDFLFRSRGFAESSPASGQHALFGPAAGSLHHSHTDTQGHILFPGIHEQHGSHGSPNVLNGQMRLGLPGEVFGRSEQYHQVSSPRADPYSAAQLHNQYGSMNMNMGMNMAAHHHPGAFFRYMRQQCIKQELICKWIDQEQLSNPKKSCNKTFSTMHELVTHVSVEHVGGPEQTNHICFWEDCVRESKPFKAKYKLVNHIRVHTGEKPFPCPFPGCGKVFARSENLKIHKRTHTGEKPFQCEFEGCDRRFANSSDRKKHMHVHTSDKPYLCKMCDKSYTHPSSLRKHMKVHEASPPASESSPAASSGYESSTPPGLVSPTAETQNNTTLSPASAVYNATGHSGLSSNFSEWYV